The following proteins are co-located in the Manihot esculenta cultivar AM560-2 chromosome 7, M.esculenta_v8, whole genome shotgun sequence genome:
- the LOC110619609 gene encoding nudix hydrolase 26, chloroplastic isoform X3 — protein sequence MAVCRSVLYYSPSASLRLVSKSTSPFFINPHKLSRLTKLLFLYQNPRRHSHSAIISRTLCLSSSSSSSSSMESAPEGYRRNVGICLINPSKKIFAASRLDIPNAWQMPQGGIDESEDPKFAAIRELKEETGISSAEVLTEDLQTGKMISNGRLHDGLYMLEGNLSLNSPWALFGRNRDVNQSYSGIDS from the exons ATGGCAGTTTGCCGATCTGTTCTTTATTATTCGCCTTCGGCTTCGCTCCGCCTTGTTTCTAAATCCACTTCACCCTTCTTCATCAACCCTCATAAGTTGTCTAGACTCACCAAGCTGCTATTTTTATACCAGAACCCACGGAGGCACTCTCACAGTGCAATAATCTCAAGAACTCTGTGCCTatcctcttcttcctcctcttcgTCTTCCATGGAATCTGCTCCAGAAGGTTACAGAAGAAATGTGGGTATCTGTCTCATCAATCCATCTAAAAAG ATTTTTGCTGCTTCAAGGCTGGACATACCAAATGCTTGGCAAATGCCTCAG GGAGGTATAGATGAGAGTGAAGATCCTAAATTTGCAGCCATTAGGGAATTAAAAGAGGAGACAGGGATTAGCTCGGCAGAAGTTCTTACTGAG gatcttcaaACTGGGAAGATGATTAGTAATGGTAgactgcatgatggcttatatatgttggaagGAAATCTGAGTTTGAATTCACCTTGGGCTCTCTTTGGAAGAAATCGAGATGTCAACCAATCATATAGTGGTATCGACAGTTAA